In Stigmatopora argus isolate UIUO_Sarg chromosome 10, RoL_Sarg_1.0, whole genome shotgun sequence, the following proteins share a genomic window:
- the rtn2a gene encoding reticulon-2a isoform X1: MGQILGFSHCQEYGSVASTPDSTPPCTDGGNEESELYELQTARDWSEDETTGFDDDDTLASSPSVWGTPRQSSPELTFSYIAIAEPEAVGASRGHRVRRRGGSGGSRTSLVRTDTPETPVESPDVDWDSLSRADGEEERVDARTTSPRRRRQNENVIMQPTPQTVEAETQGGNTEVTNQESRLVQATSQPQILQAEAASLPTPEPESPIVIEELESESVSPDAVTKDTQEKLLSQCLHSDSATVCPPLQVMDLIYWKDTERTGMVLTGLVVGLLCLFQLSIITVVSTASLAIVCFTISVRIYYNIIHSLKWGDGVHPFRSYLDMDISFSGEQAEQQMQKMIVMTLCAVDSLKKLVFVSNLFESLKLLFLTYLVTYLGDLCNGLTLTIIGVIALFSVPLFYQRRQEQVDSFFAKIQAVIDNVKDFFRRLAHGGNPPPDLSPGDAKPKIQ, from the exons ATGGGCCAGATCTTAGGATTCTCCCACTGCC aGGAATATGGCTCAGTGGCCTCCACTCCAGATTCAACGCCCCCGTGCACCGATG GTGGTAACGAAGAGTCTGAGCTATATGAGCTACAAACGGCGAGGGACTGGTCCGAGGATGAAACGACGGGATTCGATGATGACGACACGCTGGCCTCCTCCCCGTCCGTCTGGGGGACTCCACGTCAGAGCTCCCCGGAGTTGACGTTCTCCTACATCGCCATCGCCGAGCCCGAGGCCGTGGGGGCCTCTCGCGGCCACCGGGTTAGGCGCAGGGGCGGCTCGGGGGGGAGTCGCACGTCCCTGGTGCGCACCGACACCCCGGAGACGCCGGTTGAGTCACCAGACGTCGACTGGGACTCCCTGAGTCGGGCAGACGGTGAGGAAGAGCGGGTGGATGCAAGGACTACAAGCCCGAGGAGAAGGAGGCAAAATGAGAATGTTATAATGCAGCCAACGCCCCAAACTGTGGAGGCAGAGACTCAAGGGGGTAATACAGAGGTCACCAACCAGGAGAGCAGATTGGTGCAAGCTACATCTCAACCACAGATACTTCAAG CAGAGGCGGCATCCTTACCGACCCCCGAGCCTGAGTCACCCATTGTTATAGAGGAGCTCGAGTCTGAGTCCGTGTCCCCGGATGCCGTCACCAAAGATACTCAGGAAAAGCTGCTGAGCCAGTGTTTGCACTCAGACAGCGCCACAGTGTGCCCACCACTACAAG TCATGGACCTGATCTATTGGAAGGACACGGAACGAACAGGAATGGTGCTGACTGGCCTGGTGGTGGGCCTTCTGTGCCTCTTCCAGCTCAGCATCATCACTGTGGTGTCCACGGCGTCTCTCGCCATCGTGTGCTTCACCATCTCCGTGCGCATCTACTACAACATCATTCACAGCCTCAAGTGGGGCGATGGAGTGCACCCCTTCCG GTCCTACTTGGACATGGACATCAGTTTTAGTGGAGAGCAGGCAGAGCAGCAAATGCAGAAAATGATTGTCATGACTTTATGTGCCGTGGACAGCCTGAAAAAACTCGTCTTCGTCAGCAACCTCTTTGAATCCCTCAAG TTGCTGTTTCTGACCTATCTGGTGACGTACCTCGGTGATCTGTGCAATGGCCTCACACTCACCATCATCG GTGTGATTGCTCTCTTTTCTGTGCCGCTTTTCTACCAAAGGCGTCAG GAGCAAGTGGATAGTTTCTTTGCGAAGATCCAGGCAGTCATTGACAACGTCAAGGACTT CTTCCGACGATTGGCCCACGGCGGCAACCCCCCGCCCGACCTGAGCCCAGGTGATGCCAAACCAAAAATTCAATAA
- the rtn2a gene encoding reticulon-2a isoform X2 has translation MGQILGFSHCQEYGSVASTPDSTPPCTDGGNEESELYELQTARDWSEDETTGFDDDDTLASSPSVWGTPRQSSPELTFSYIAIAEPEAVGASRGHRVRRRGGSGGSRTSLVRTDTPETPVESPDVDWDSLSRADGEEERVDARTTSPRRRRQNENVIMQPTPQTVEAETQGGNTEVTNQESRLVQATSQPQILQEAASLPTPEPESPIVIEELESESVSPDAVTKDTQEKLLSQCLHSDSATVCPPLQVMDLIYWKDTERTGMVLTGLVVGLLCLFQLSIITVVSTASLAIVCFTISVRIYYNIIHSLKWGDGVHPFRSYLDMDISFSGEQAEQQMQKMIVMTLCAVDSLKKLVFVSNLFESLKLLFLTYLVTYLGDLCNGLTLTIIGVIALFSVPLFYQRRQEQVDSFFAKIQAVIDNVKDFFRRLAHGGNPPPDLSPGDAKPKIQ, from the exons ATGGGCCAGATCTTAGGATTCTCCCACTGCC aGGAATATGGCTCAGTGGCCTCCACTCCAGATTCAACGCCCCCGTGCACCGATG GTGGTAACGAAGAGTCTGAGCTATATGAGCTACAAACGGCGAGGGACTGGTCCGAGGATGAAACGACGGGATTCGATGATGACGACACGCTGGCCTCCTCCCCGTCCGTCTGGGGGACTCCACGTCAGAGCTCCCCGGAGTTGACGTTCTCCTACATCGCCATCGCCGAGCCCGAGGCCGTGGGGGCCTCTCGCGGCCACCGGGTTAGGCGCAGGGGCGGCTCGGGGGGGAGTCGCACGTCCCTGGTGCGCACCGACACCCCGGAGACGCCGGTTGAGTCACCAGACGTCGACTGGGACTCCCTGAGTCGGGCAGACGGTGAGGAAGAGCGGGTGGATGCAAGGACTACAAGCCCGAGGAGAAGGAGGCAAAATGAGAATGTTATAATGCAGCCAACGCCCCAAACTGTGGAGGCAGAGACTCAAGGGGGTAATACAGAGGTCACCAACCAGGAGAGCAGATTGGTGCAAGCTACATCTCAACCACAGATACTTCAAG AGGCGGCATCCTTACCGACCCCCGAGCCTGAGTCACCCATTGTTATAGAGGAGCTCGAGTCTGAGTCCGTGTCCCCGGATGCCGTCACCAAAGATACTCAGGAAAAGCTGCTGAGCCAGTGTTTGCACTCAGACAGCGCCACAGTGTGCCCACCACTACAAG TCATGGACCTGATCTATTGGAAGGACACGGAACGAACAGGAATGGTGCTGACTGGCCTGGTGGTGGGCCTTCTGTGCCTCTTCCAGCTCAGCATCATCACTGTGGTGTCCACGGCGTCTCTCGCCATCGTGTGCTTCACCATCTCCGTGCGCATCTACTACAACATCATTCACAGCCTCAAGTGGGGCGATGGAGTGCACCCCTTCCG GTCCTACTTGGACATGGACATCAGTTTTAGTGGAGAGCAGGCAGAGCAGCAAATGCAGAAAATGATTGTCATGACTTTATGTGCCGTGGACAGCCTGAAAAAACTCGTCTTCGTCAGCAACCTCTTTGAATCCCTCAAG TTGCTGTTTCTGACCTATCTGGTGACGTACCTCGGTGATCTGTGCAATGGCCTCACACTCACCATCATCG GTGTGATTGCTCTCTTTTCTGTGCCGCTTTTCTACCAAAGGCGTCAG GAGCAAGTGGATAGTTTCTTTGCGAAGATCCAGGCAGTCATTGACAACGTCAAGGACTT CTTCCGACGATTGGCCCACGGCGGCAACCCCCCGCCCGACCTGAGCCCAGGTGATGCCAAACCAAAAATTCAATAA
- the rtn2a gene encoding reticulon-2a isoform X3 — protein MASKVMDLIYWKDTERTGMVLTGLVVGLLCLFQLSIITVVSTASLAIVCFTISVRIYYNIIHSLKWGDGVHPFRSYLDMDISFSGEQAEQQMQKMIVMTLCAVDSLKKLVFVSNLFESLKLLFLTYLVTYLGDLCNGLTLTIIGVIALFSVPLFYQRRQEQVDSFFAKIQAVIDNVKDFFRRLAHGGNPPPDLSPGDAKPKIQ, from the exons ATGGCGAGCAAAG TCATGGACCTGATCTATTGGAAGGACACGGAACGAACAGGAATGGTGCTGACTGGCCTGGTGGTGGGCCTTCTGTGCCTCTTCCAGCTCAGCATCATCACTGTGGTGTCCACGGCGTCTCTCGCCATCGTGTGCTTCACCATCTCCGTGCGCATCTACTACAACATCATTCACAGCCTCAAGTGGGGCGATGGAGTGCACCCCTTCCG GTCCTACTTGGACATGGACATCAGTTTTAGTGGAGAGCAGGCAGAGCAGCAAATGCAGAAAATGATTGTCATGACTTTATGTGCCGTGGACAGCCTGAAAAAACTCGTCTTCGTCAGCAACCTCTTTGAATCCCTCAAG TTGCTGTTTCTGACCTATCTGGTGACGTACCTCGGTGATCTGTGCAATGGCCTCACACTCACCATCATCG GTGTGATTGCTCTCTTTTCTGTGCCGCTTTTCTACCAAAGGCGTCAG GAGCAAGTGGATAGTTTCTTTGCGAAGATCCAGGCAGTCATTGACAACGTCAAGGACTT CTTCCGACGATTGGCCCACGGCGGCAACCCCCCGCCCGACCTGAGCCCAGGTGATGCCAAACCAAAAATTCAATAA